In Camelus ferus isolate YT-003-E chromosome 5, BCGSAC_Cfer_1.0, whole genome shotgun sequence, one genomic interval encodes:
- the ICOS gene encoding inducible T-cell costimulator, translating to MKSDFWYFFLLCFQVEVLTGEFNDSAKSEMFIFHNGGVQILCKYPDIVRQFKMQLLKGKNTLCELSKTQESGNTVSIKNPNFCQFELSNNSVSFFLYNLDSSHASYYICKLSIFDPPPFHIDILSREYLNIYESQLCCQLKFWLPIGCAAFVVVYIFGFVLTCWLTKKKYRSSVHDPNSEYMFMAAVNTAKKPRLADVTRNIELSGTQA from the exons ATGAAGTCAGACTTCTggtatttctttctcctctgcttccaAGTTGAAGTTCTTACAG gAGAATTCAATGATTCTGCCAAGTCTGAGATGTTTATATTTCACAATGGAGGTGTACAGATTTTATGCAAATACCCTGATATTGTCCGACAATTTAAAATGCAGTTGCTGAAAGGGAAGAACACGCTCTGTGAGCTCAGTAAGACACAGGAAAGCGGAAACACGGTCTCCATTAAGAATCCGAACTTCTGTCAATTTGAATTATCCAATAACAGtgtctcttttttcctgtatAACTTGGATAGTTCTCATGCCAGCTATTACATCTGCAAACTATCAATTTTTGATCCTCCTCCTTTTCATATAGATATTCTAAGCagagaatatttgaatatttacg AATCACAGCTTTGTTGCCAGCTGAAGTTCTGGTTACCCATAGGATGTGCAGCTTTTGTTGTAGTCTACATTTTTGGATTCGTCCTTACATGTTGGCTTACAAAAAAG AAGTACCGCTCCAGCGTGCACGACCCTAACAGTGAGTACATGTTCATGGCTGCAGTGAACACCGCGAAGAAGCCTAGACTCGCAG ATGTGACCCGTAATATAGAACTCTCTGGCACCCAGGCATGA